The segment GTGACAAATTGCGCGACAGTGCCACTGCAGGTGTCGAACAGAAAAGCCCCACATTAATCCCTGACACGGCAAAGCGGGCATTGCTAGCCGCTACAGCCAAATCACAGCTAGCAACGAGCTGGCAGCCAGCGGCTGTCGCAATGCCCTGAACTTTAGCAATCACAGGAACAGGCAAGTTAACAATGGCCTGCATCACCGCGCCGCAGCGAGCAAACAGCGCCTGGTAGTAGGCTTTTTCAGGGTTCGCACGCATCTGCTTTAAATCATGCCCTGCGCAAAATGCCTTGCCGTTCGCGGCCAACACCACGCAGCGCACATGCTCATCCTGGGCAATGTCATCAAGCGCATGTTGCAACGCCGTCAACATGTCCTCAGACAGTGCATTAAAGCGTTCAGGCTGGTTTAAAGTAAGGGTCGTTACCCCTTGATAGTCAGTGCGTTGCAGCAGATCTGAAGACGCCAGTGGCGCATCTGAAGAGGCAGACATAGAAAGCTCCTAGACAGTCGAGTGTTGCTCAGTCTAGCGCGTACAAAAGCTAATGTTGGCGAGATACGACCAAAGAGGCCTCCTGAAAAGCAGGAGGCCTCATGCGTTACGTGTTTGCGCGGCTGCCTTGGCGATGGTTATAGCCTAGAGGGTGAGGTTCGCCACGGGCCTTAGCCAGTTCGATTTGGCGTTGACGCTCTCGGGCGGCAGCACGGGTTTTTTCGGGGAGTGAGTCGATGCAGTGAGGGCAACTGATGCCAGGCTCATAGGCCGACGACTGCATATCATCAAGCGAGATGGGCATACGGCAAGCGTGGCACTGCTCATGCTCACCTTCGCTAAGGTCGTGACGCACGGTGACGCGGTTATCAAACACGAAACACTCACCGCGCCATAAGGACTGCTCTTCCGGGACCTTTTCGAGGTAGTTCAGCACACCACCTTTGAGATGATAGACCTCTTCAAAGCCCTCTTTAAGCATAAAGCTGGAGGCCTTTTCACAGCGAATACCGCCGGTGCAGAACATCGCGACCTTCTTGTGCTTTTCCGGGTTATAGTGCTCACGCACGTACTCAGGAAACTCACGAAAGGTGGTCGTTTTCGGGTCAATTGCCCGTTCAAAGCTACCAATCGCTACTTCGTAGTCGTTACGGGTGTCAATGACCAACACGTCTGGGTCGGAGATCACATCATTCCAATCTTCCGGTTCCACGTAGGTTCCCACGGTGTCGTTGGGGTCAATATCCGGCACGCCTAAGGTGACAATCTCTTTTTTCAGTTTCACCTTAGTACGGTAAAACGGCGTTTCGTCGCAGTAGGACTCTTTGTGGTCGATATCGCTTAAGCGAGGATCGGCGGTCAGCCAGGCCAGCAGGGCATCAATGCCTTCACGCGTGCCCGCCACGGTGCCGTTAATGCCTTCTTTAGCCAACAGCAGCGTGCCTTTAACATCGTTATTGACCATCGTCTGACGCAGTGGCTCACGCAGCGCTTCAAAGTCGTTCAGAGTGACAAATTTATACAGTGCCGCGACCACAATGGGCGGCATTTGGGTGGTTTCCATCATGGAATACTCCTGGTAGTCGCCCTCGCAAAGGGCGGACCGGGTAAATAAACGCGCGTAGTTTAGCAAACAATTCAGGCAAAGTGCTGCTTCGCCTAACGATGGCCAGGGGAGCGCTGGACAATCGTCGATTAATTCGATCTGACCATCTAAAAAGCTTCACCCCACACACTAGGCGGGCAGCGTATATTGGTGTTATCGCTTATGACGCTTTCGGAGAACACCATGCACATCCGTCGTTCTAACGAGCGAGGCTATGCCGATCACGGCTGGCTGCGCTCTTTCCACACCTTTTCGTTCGCCAACTATGTGGACCCTAACCATATGGGATTCCGAGCGCTGCGGGTAATTAATGAAGATCGGGTAACCCCCGGCAATGGCTTTGGCGCCCACCCCCACCGAGATATGGAGATCATCTCCTATGTGCTGGAAGGGGAAATGGAGCATCGCGATAATATGGGTAACGGTGAAGTTATGCGCCCGGGCGATGTACAGCGTATGTCCGCAGGTACTGGCGTGTTGCACAGCGAGTTTAATCATTCAAAAGAGAACGGGCTGCATTTCCTGCAGATTTGGATCGAGCCTGCCAAGCGCGGCATTTCACCTAGTTATGAGCAGAAAGCCTTTCCAACCGCTGAACGCCAGGGACAGTGGCGCTTAGTCGCTTCTCAAGATGGGCGCGACGGGTCGGTGAGCGTTAATCAAGACGTTAACCTCTACGCTGGCTTGTTCGACGCTGGCGACCACGCGGCTGCCCCACCGTCACGCTATGCCTGGTTGCATGTGGTTAAAGGCACGGTCGACGTTAACGGCGAAACACTAGGCTCTGGAGATGCCGCTGCCTTTCAACCGGGTGAGACGTTTAGCGTGACAGAGGGACAAGCAGCCGAAGTGCTGCTGTTTGACCTCGCCTAGCGCAACCTCAGCCCTGAAACGAAAAAACGGCCCCATAAGTAGGGCCGTTTTAGTTGATCACGCTGACAGCAGTGACTAGCTGTTATGCGCCGAGTACAGCACGCGAATTTTCAGCGTGTGCTCAACTTTCTTCAACGCTTCTAGGGCCTGTGGGCCGTAGGCTTTATCAACATCAATGACTACATAGCCCACTTTGTCATTGGTTTGCAGATACTGACCTGAAATGTTGATGCCGTTTTCAGACAGTACGCGGTTAATTTGCGATAACACGCCAGGCACGTTGTCATGAATGTGCAAAAGACGATGCTTATCCGGATGAGCAGGCAGCGCCACTTCTGGGAAGTTAACAGAGGTAACCGTGGTGCCATTATCCGAATAAGTAATCAGTTTTTCAGCCACCTCAATACCGATATTCTCCTGAGCTTCCAGGGTAGAACCACCGATATGGGGCGTTAAAATCACGTTTTCCAGGCCGCGTAGCGGGCTTTGGAACTCTTCATCGTTGCCTTTCGGCTCTACCGGGAAGACATCAATGGCGGCACCGTTAAGCTTGCCAGCCTTAATCGCCTCTGCCAGTGGCTCAATCTCAACAACGCTACCGCGGGCTGCGTTAATCAGGATGGCGCCCTGTTTCATGGCTGCGATCTCTTTCTCACCAATCATCCAGCGCGTAGCAGGCAAGTCAGGAACGTGCAGGCTGACCACGTCAGAGCGTGCTAACAGCTGCTCCAGACTCGCTACCTGATTCGCATTGCCCATGCCTAACTTGGTGATCACATCGTAATAGATAACATTGAAGCCAAGCGATTCAGCCAATACTGAAAGCTGCGCACCGATGCTACCGTAACCAACGATACCCAGGGTTTTGCCCCGCGCTTCGTGTGAGTTTTTCGCTGATTTCAGCCAGCCGCCTTGGTGAGCACGAGCATTCTTCTCAGGGATGCCACGTAGCAGCATGATGGCTTCCGCCAGCACTAACTCTGCGACCGAACGGGTATTGGAGTACGGCGCGTTAAACACCGCGATGCCGCGCTTAAGGGCTGCCGTCAAGTCAACCTGGTTCGTTCCGATACAGAAACAGCCAACGCCCACCAGCTTTTCTGCCGCGTCAAATACGCGCTCATTGAGCTGCGTACGCGAGCGAATGCCGATGAAGTGAACATCACGAATCTTTTCGATCAGCGACGCTTCATCTAGCGATGTCGGCAGGTGCTCGATGTTCTCGTAACCTGCGTTGTGAAAATTGTCCACCGCGCTTTGGTGGACGCCCTCGAGCAGCAGGATCTTGATCTTGCTCTTGTCCAGGGACGTTTTGGCCATGGCTGAATCAACCTCTATGGTCGGCGGCATGCGCCGTGTATCGGTTCACGGGAGGCCCATATGGTAGCACAATCACTGCCGCTCTCGGCGTCTTGAGATGATGAAAAGTGTGCGTTTACAAGATGAACCAGACGCAAGTAGAGGAATTGAACCAGGATGAGGGCAGACGCCACCCCCTTAGCTCGGTGTATACTGGGCGTTTATTTTTTGATAACACGGCTATAGCCACATTCGCCGCCCTTAGTCAGCGTCAGGGCGCCAGCAAAATAGTAGGCCTTACCCAATGAGCGATAACACTCCACCAGCGCAAGATTTCGCCGCAACGGTTTCACAGCTTGAAACCATTGTGGAACGCCTTGAGTCCGGCGAACTCTCATTGGAGAACGCTCTGACCGCGTTTGAACAAGGCGTAAAACTCACGCGTGAAGCCCAGCAGCGGCTCGACAACGCCGAACTAAAAGTTCGCGCATTAAGTGAAGGCCGCGATGGTAAGCTTGACGTTACCTCTTTTGCGACGGGTCCAGAAACGGATAATGCCACTGATCACGGCAACGATAGCGAGGAAACGCCGCCATGGTAACGACTGCTAATGCTTCTCAACTGGCGACGCTGCGCCACGCGAGTAACACGCGGGTGGATGCCACACTTTCAGCCTTGTTTGACACCCAACCCGCCGTCGCGCCATACCTTGAAGCCGCTATGCGTCACGGCCTATTGGTGGGAGGCAAACGCTTGCGACCACTGCTGGTATATCTCGCAGGTAACGCGCTAGGGGCGCGGGAAGACGCGTTGGATGCCCCTGCAGCAGCCATTGAGCTGATTCATGCGTACTCATTGATTCATGACGATCTGCCTGCCATGGACGATGACGATCTGCGTCGCGGCCAACCCACCGTGCATAAAGCGTTCGATGAAGCCACCGCGATTTTAGCGGGAGACGCTCTGCAAGCACTGGCCTTTGAGGTACTTGCCAGCCAGCCTCATCCTCGGCTTGGCAGCATGGTCACCACGCTTGCCGTTGCCTCTGGCCGGGCAGGAATGGTCGCAGGCCAGGCGCTAGACTTAGCCGCCGTGGGTGGCCATCCGGACGTGGATGCCCTCGCTCATATGCACGCCCACAAAACCGGCGCGCTGATTGTGGCCGCAGTGCGCTTAGGTGGCTTAGTCGCGGTAGATGAAAACGACCCCCGACTTGCCGCTCTGATTCGCTACGCCCGCGCCATTGGTCTAGCCTTCCAGATTCATGATGATGTCCTTGATGTGACGGGCGATACCGTCACGCTGGGTAAAATCTCTGGCGCTGATGCTGCACGTGCCAAGCCGACTTATCCCAGCTTACTGGGACTTTCCGGCGCACAGCACAAAGCAAATATGCTTATCGAAGAGGCCATTGCCGCCCTCGCCCCGCTTGGCGAGCAAGGCGCACCGCTGGCCGATCTTGCCCACTATATGATCGAGCGCGACCACTAAACGATGTCCATGACCCTGTCCATGAAAACATGCCTATGAAGCTGTTCGACGAGATTCCCCGCGAGCGCCCGGCAACGCCGCTGCTCGACTCTTTTGATCATCCCGCTGCGCTGCGGGCCATGAATGCTAGGCAGCTTGCCCAGTTGGCTGACGAACTACGTGCCTACTTGCTATACAGCGTTGGTGTAACAGGCGGCCACTTCGGTGCAGGTCTGGGCGTTGTGGAACTGACCGTAGCGCTTCACCACGCCTTTCATACGCCCAAAGATCGTTTGGTGTGGGACGTAGGCCATCAAGCGTACCCGCATAAAATTTTAACTGGCCGTCGCGAAGCGATGCTCAGCATTCGCCAGCATGGCGGCCTTGCAGCGTTTCCCCGCCGCGCAGAATCCGATTACGACACTTTCGGTGTAGGCCACTCCAGCACGTCGATTTCAGCTGCCCTGGGGATGGCGCTAGCCGCCCAAGCACAAAACGACCCGCGTCGCGTGTGTGCCATTATTGGCGATGGCGCACTCACTGCGGGAATGGCGTTTGAAGCGCTGGCCCATGCAGGCCACGTTAACGCCAATATGCTAGTGGTGCTGAACGACAATGAGATGTCGATCTCGGAAAATGTTGGCGGCATCGCGACCTATCTAGCCCGTGTGCTGTCTAGTAAGCCCTTCCTTAAGATGCGTGAAGAAGGCAAAAAAGTGCTCTCCCATCTGCCAGGCGCACTCGAACTTGCCAAACGCACCGAAGAGCATATGAAAGGCATGGTGAGCCCTGCCACATTATTTGAAGAAATGGGCTTCCACTACATTGGCCCAATCGATGGCCACGACCTGGAGGCGCTCACCGAAACATTGCGCAACCTGCGCGACCAGGACGGCCCTCAATTTCTGCATATCAAAACAGTTAAGGGTAAAGGCTTTCTGCCCGCCGAAGCTGACCAAATTGGTTATCACGCCATCACTAAGCTAGAAAAGCCCAGTGCCACTGCCAATGCACCACTGGTGAAGCCCCCGGTAGCGCCCAAGACCCCGGCTAAGAAAAAGTACTGCAACGTGTTCGGCGACTGGCTGTGCGATATGGCAGCCACTGATTCAAGGCTGATGGGAATTACCCCCGCCATGGGCGAAGGTTCGGATTTAATTCGTTTCTCCCAGCAGTATCCTGAGCGCTATTTTGATGTCGCGATCGCTGAGCAGCATGCCGTAACGCTTGCTGCAGGCATGGCCTGCGAGAGCATGAAGCCTGTTGTGGCGATTTACTCCACGTTCTTGCAGCGCGGCTACGATCAACTTATTCACGATGTGGCCGTCCAGAATCTAGACGTCACCTTTGCGATTGACCGTGCAGGCCTTGTGGGGGAAGACGGACCAACGCACCACGGCAGCATGGATCTATCTTTTTTACGCTGCATTCCAGGTATGGTGATTTTAGCCCCTGCTGATGAAGCAGAGTGTCGCGCCATGCTCAGTGCCGCTTACCATCATCCCGGCCCAGCAGCGGTTCGCTACCCTCGTGGCACGGGCCCTGGCGCAGCCATTCCCGAACACTTAGAGCCGCTGCCCATTGGCCAAGCACAGATACGCCGCGACGCTGGAAATGAAGGTGTGCGTATTGCATTGCTAGCATTTGGTAGCGTCAACGACGCCGCCGCAGCGGTCGCCGAAAAGCTCGACGCAACGCATATCAATATGCGCTCTATCAAGCCACTGGACCGAGACACCGTGCTGCATGCCGCTGATGAACATGAGCTGCTGGTCACGCTGGAAGAGAATGTGATTGCCGGTGGTGCAGGCAGCGCCGTGAACGAGCTGCTGCACGCAGAAGGGGTACAAATCGAGGTGCTTAATTTAGGCCTGCCTGACACCTTTGTTGAACACGGCACCCCTGCAGAGTTGTTACGCGACTGCGGCCTAGATGCCGACGGTATCGAGCGCGCTATTCGCGCACGTCTCCCGTAACTTTTAACTTTTCAACGGTTGAGAACACCATGCTATTTTTGATTATCTTGTTTGGCCTGATTGGCCTTGCTGTCGGCGGCCCCATTGGCCTGCTGGTAGGCGGTGGGTTGGGCTGGTGGCTAGGACGACGAATTAGCCGCCGCTTAAGCGCGGCTCGCACACAAATCCAAGAAGGCTTTTTAGAATCGATCTTCTCGGTAATGGGCTGTTTGTGCCAAGCCGACGGTAAAGTCACCGATGGCGAACTTGGCGTGGCCGAAAAACTGTTTGACCAAATGCACCTTCAAGGCGAACAGCGTGCCAAAGCGCGAGCCGCCTTCGAACGCGGTCGTGCCGACGACTTCAACCTAGATGCAGAACTGGCGAACGTTAACCGACTGACCCAGCGCCAACCGATTTTACGCCAGGTATTTTTGCAAGTTCAGTTAACCGCCATTGCTGCCGACGGCGTGTTGCACCCTGCCGAGCACGAGATGATTTTGCGTGTGGCCCGCGGAGTAGGCTGTAGCGACGCCGAAGTACAGCAAATCGAAGCCATGCTTCACGGTGCAGCTGCGAATTCGCAGGGTTCCAGCGAAGAGGCATTGAAAGACGCCTACCGCGTACTTGGGGTGAATGAAGACGCCAGCGACGCAGAAATCAAGAAAGCGTACCGCCGCCTAATGAGCCAAAATCACCCCGACAAACTCGCAGGCAAAGGGCTGCCTGAAAGCATGCGTGAAGTGGCTCAAGCGCGCACTAGCGAAATTGGCAACGCTTACGAGCGCATCCGTAGCGCCCGAGATCAGTAGCTCGACAGGTTTCTAAGCACTCGCTACAGTTAAGTCTCACCGCACTGCTTAGGAGCTGCTTAATGATAACGAACTACAGTTTTCCGAACTCTCGCTCGGTGCGGGTTACCTGGACACTTGAAGAACTGGGTCTGGAATACCGCTGCCAGCATGTCGCACTGGATAAAGGTGAGGGGCAAACCGCTGAGCACCTAGCCCGCCACCCAGATGGCAAGGTGCCAGTCATTGAAGATGGCGAGCTAACGCTGTTTGAATCGGCACCTATTTGCCGCTATCTAGCCGAGCAATATGGCGATGGTAGCCTTCTGCCCGGAAGCGCCGCTGAGCGAGCGCAGGTCGACCAGTGGCTAAGCTTTATCGTCACCGAAATTGAGCAACCGTTGTGGCTTCAGGCCAAGCATAAATTTGCACTCCCCCAAGATAAGCGCGTGCCTTCAGTATTGCCCACCGCCGCCTGGGAGTTTCAGCGGGCACTGCTAGCGTTAGAACGCCGTTACCAGGGCCAGGAAACGTTAGTCGGCGAGACATTTACCCTGGCGGATCTTTTCCTTACCCATACATTAACGTGGGCAGCCAGCATGAAGCATCGCCTGCCCGAATCCCTAATTACCTACCGCGCACGCCACGCTGATCGTCCAGCGCTAGCCCGTGCCATGGAAAAAGAGCAAGCGGCAGTTGATTGCTAGGTAACCGCCCTATGAGGTAGAACAGCGCTATAGACGGCAAAGTAGTGGCAAATACTTCCAGCAATCACAAATAAATGCCAAATGGCGTGATTGTAGGGGATGGCACGCACGGCATAGAAGATCACCCCTAGCGTGTAGATGATTCCCCCTGCGGCAAGCAGAGCGATGCCGGCCACTGATAAATTGGCCGCCATCTCTCTAGAGGCCAGGACGATCATCCAGCCCATCAGTAAATAGATAGTCACGCGTAGTACCGCGAAACGCTGTGGCCATAGCAGTTTGCAGCCAATCCCCACTAGTGCTAGCGACCACACGGCAGTAAATAAGACCCAGCCTGTGGTGCCGCGCATATTAACGAGCAGAAAAGGCGTATAAGTACCCGCGATAAGTAAGTAAATTGCACAATGGTCAAGCAGTTGAAAGCGTTGCTTCCAGCGCCGATGAGATATGCCGTGATAGAAAGTCGAGGCAGTATAAAGCAGAACTAACGTGGTGCCGTATAGGCTTAGACTGACAATTTTCCAAGGGTCGACATGCACGGCCAAGCTTGCTACTGCCAGCAGCACGACCATACCCACCAAGCTAAACACAGCACCAACCCCGTGGGTAATGCTGTGTAACCACTCTTCGACAATGCTGAACTCACCCTGCTGAGGCAGTACGTCATGCCGTTGTTCATCTAGAGCTTTCATTGTGGGCCACTCTCCTAGGTTTAAAAAAACCTAATAACTTTATCGCCCCTTACGCTTGTATCAGCCTTTACGTTCAATATCCACGTCACTGGCCTGGGTAAAGTCATCCAGCGCCATCATATGACCAAGTTTGCCAGCTTTGGTTGAGAGATAGTGTTCATTGTGGGGATTTAGGCCCGTAGTAATCGGTAGGCGCTCAACCACATTCACCCCGTCGCGGGTTAAGGCATCTACCTTCCGCGGGTTATTGGTCATCAGCTTTAATGCCGTGATACCCAAGTGGTTAAGCATTGGCACACACAGGTCATAACGACGCATGTCTGCACCAAAACCAAGCTGCTCGTTGGCTTCGACCGTATCAGCACCTTGGTCTTGCAGATGATATGCACGGATTTTATTCAGCAGCCCAATTCCTCGCCCTTCCTGGCGCAGGTAGAACAGCACACCACGCCCTTCTTCGGCAATGCGCTTGAGCGCTTCTTGCAACTGATAACCGCAGTCACAGCGCATTGAGAACAGCGCATCGCCGGTTAAACATTCAGAATGCACGCGTCCCAGCACCGGCTCGCCGCCGCTCACATCACCTAGCGTTAAAGCGATATGGTCTTTACCCGTGGCTTCATCTTCGAAACCGTGCATGGTGAATGTGGCCCAAGGCGTGGGCAGCCGGGAAGCGGCAATGAAGCGAATGGTCACAGGTTACCTCGTTGATTAACCAAACCAGCTAACCACACCGGTGTTGGAAAAATAAGAAAACAGTTTACCAGGAAGCAGCGGTGGCCTCACGGTCTCAACAGGGAGAGACGTTTTTAAGTACGTTTTTAAGTACAATTGCTATCTTCAAGCACAGTTATCTTCAAGTACCGTTATCTTCAAGTACAATGACTCCCTTACAATGCGGGCAAACTTCTCAAGAGCAAGTGTTTATGACCACCACACCTTTGCAAAACGACCGTTTTCTTCGTGCGCTGGCTCGCCAGCCCGTCGACCGCACTCCGGTGTGGATGATGCGCCAAGCAGGCCGTTACCTGCCAGAATATCGCGCCAGCCGCGCCGATGCTGGCAGCTTTATGGATCTGTGCCGCAACCATGACCTAGCCTGCGAAGTAACGTTGCAACCCCTTGAGCGTTATCCGCTAGATGCCGCCATTCTATTCTCCGACATCCTCACAATCCCGGATGCGATGGGCTTGGGGCTCTATTTCGAAACCGGCGAAGGCCCTAAATTCAGAAAAACCGTACGCACCCCAGAAGAGGTGGCGGCGTTAACAGTGCCCAATGCCGAGCGCGATCTCGACTATGTGATGCGCGCCGTATCGACCATTCGTCGTGAACTGAACGGCCGGATGCCGTTGATTGGCTTTTCGGGTAGCCCCTGGACGTTAGCCACCTACATGGTGGAAGGCGGTTCTAGCAAAGATTTCCGCCATCTGAAAACCATGCTCTACGATACGCCAGACACCATGCACCAATTGCTAGATACCCTGGCACAGTCGGTAACCGACTACTTAAACGCGCAAATTCGCGCTGGCGCTCAAGCAGTACAGATTTTTGACACCTGGGGTGGCGCACTATCTACCCCCGCCTACCTGGAATTTTCGCTGCGCTACATGGAGCAAATTGTCTCCGGCCTGATTCGTGAACACGATGGTCGCCGCGTGCCGGTCATTCTGTTTACCAAGAATGGCGGCCAGTGGCTGGAACATATTGCCTGCGCCGGCGCCGATGCGCTAGGTATCGATTGGTCCACCGAACTTTCCGACGCCCGCGCACGGGTAGGCCATAAAGTGGCGCTGCAAGGCAATCTCGACCCGAATGTGTTGTTCGCACGCCCTTCTGCCATCCGAGCCGAAGTTGCACGCGTGTTGGAAAGCTATGGGCACGGCCCGGGCCACGTCTTTAACTTGGGCCATGGCATCAGCCAGTTCACCAACCCCGATCACGTCACCGCCTTTATGGAGGCGCTGCACGATTTAAGCCCGCAGTATCATCAAGGCATTCCTACCCAAACGAACGCCCCGCGTCCAGGAGCAAAGTAATGAGCGATTTACGCGACGACCAGTGGTTTACCGAAGTGTTTGATAGCCACGGCAGCGCTTTCTCGCTGAAAGTCACTGAAAAGTTGCTGGATGTGCAAAGCCCTTACCAGCACTTGGAAGTCTATACCACGGAGACCTACGGCAACCTGATGGTGCTAGATGGCTGCGTGATGCTGACCGATCGCGACAACTTCCTCTATCATGAAATGATAGCCCACCCCGCACTGTTCACCCATCAAGATCCCAAACGGGTGGTGATTATTGGTGGCGGCGATTGCGGCACATTAAAAGAAGTATTACGCCACCCCAGCGTTGAAAAAGTGACACAAATCGATATCGATGAAGAAGTGACTAAGGCCGCCGAGCGTTTCTTCCCAGCGCTGGTAGAAGCTAACGGCGACCCACGTGCTGAGCTGCTGTTCGCTGATGGTGTGAAGTGGGTAGACGACGCTGCCGATGAGAGCATCGACGTGCTGATTATCGACTCTACCGACCCAGTCGGCCCCGCAGAAGGGTTGTTCAAAACTGATTTCCTGAAGCGTTGCCACCGTATTCTAAAAAATGGCGGCGTGATGGTGCAGCAAAGTGAATCACCGCTTTACCACAGCGGCTCTATCATTCGCGAACTGCGTAACGATATGCGTGAAGCAGGCTTTGATAGCGTGGCAACGCTGCCCTTCCCACAGCCGGTGTATCCGTCTGGCTGGTGGAGTGTCACGTTGGCCGGTAAAGCAACCAGCGTTGAAAGCTTCCGCGAACAGGCTGCCGCTGAGCACGAAATGCCGCTACAGTACTACACAGGTGATGCTCACCGTGGTGCACTATCGCTGCCGCCTTTCATGCGTAAAGCCTTCGCATAACGCTGCGACTGCGAATAGCCAAAAGGCCGAGCATTGCTCGGCCTTTTTTATGGGCTTACGTTTTTGAGCTTACGCTTACTTGCCCTTTCACGTTAAGGAATAACAAATGAAAACCGTTCGTTGGTTGGGATTAGGAATTAGTGTTTTAGTACCCGCGATGGCCATGGCCAGCACGCTGGAAACCGTTCAGGAGCGCGATAGCGTGCGCTGTGGCGTTAACGCTGCCCAGCCAGGCTTTTCATCATTAGATGACAACGACCAATACCGGGGCCTGGACACCGATGTATGCCGTGCCATTGCCGCTGCGGCGCTTGGCGACGCGACAAAAGTAGATTTCGTGCCACTCGACTCGGTAGAGCGTTTCACTGCTTTGCAGTCTGGCGAAGTCGATGTCCTATCACGCACCACGACCTGGACCTCAAGCCGTGACACAACGATGGGAATGAACTTTACTGGCGTGAGTTACTACGATGGCCAAGCCTTTATGGTGGCCAGTGATCTTGGCGTGCAAAGCGCCAAAGAACTCGATGGCGCGGCAGTTTGCACCCAATCCGGCACTACCAGCGAACTCAATCTTTCTGATTACTTTCGTATCAACGACATGACCTATGACACCGTCGTATTTGATGCACCCGAACAATCTATTGCAGGTTTTGAAGCAGGCCGTTGCGACGTTTTAAGCTCTGATGCTTCCCAGCTTTATGCTCAGCGGATGCAGCTTGCTGATCCCGACATGGCGGTCGTGCTTCCTGACATCATCTCAAAAGAACCCCTTGGCCCAGCCGTTCGTCAAGGTGACGACCAATGGTTCAATCTTGTGAAGTGGTCGCTGTTTGCCATGCTAAATGCGGAAGAGCTGGGCATTACACAAGCTAACGTAGATGAACAGCTTAATTCGGAGAATCCTGATGTCATGCGCCTGCTTGGTCAAGATGGTGACTTTGGTGAGCCAATGGGCATCAATACCGATTGGGCGTACCAAATCATCAAGCAGGTGGGTAACTACG is part of the Halomonas sp. GT genome and harbors:
- the ribA gene encoding GTP cyclohydrolase II — encoded protein: MTIRFIAASRLPTPWATFTMHGFEDEATGKDHIALTLGDVSGGEPVLGRVHSECLTGDALFSMRCDCGYQLQEALKRIAEEGRGVLFYLRQEGRGIGLLNKIRAYHLQDQGADTVEANEQLGFGADMRRYDLCVPMLNHLGITALKLMTNNPRKVDALTRDGVNVVERLPITTGLNPHNEHYLSTKAGKLGHMMALDDFTQASDVDIERKG
- the trhA gene encoding PAQR family membrane homeostasis protein TrhA, whose protein sequence is MKALDEQRHDVLPQQGEFSIVEEWLHSITHGVGAVFSLVGMVVLLAVASLAVHVDPWKIVSLSLYGTTLVLLYTASTFYHGISHRRWKQRFQLLDHCAIYLLIAGTYTPFLLVNMRGTTGWVLFTAVWSLALVGIGCKLLWPQRFAVLRVTIYLLMGWMIVLASREMAANLSVAGIALLAAGGIIYTLGVIFYAVRAIPYNHAIWHLFVIAGSICHYFAVYSAVLPHRAVT
- the speE gene encoding polyamine aminopropyltransferase, with the protein product MSDLRDDQWFTEVFDSHGSAFSLKVTEKLLDVQSPYQHLEVYTTETYGNLMVLDGCVMLTDRDNFLYHEMIAHPALFTHQDPKRVVIIGGGDCGTLKEVLRHPSVEKVTQIDIDEEVTKAAERFFPALVEANGDPRAELLFADGVKWVDDAADESIDVLIIDSTDPVGPAEGLFKTDFLKRCHRILKNGGVMVQQSESPLYHSGSIIRELRNDMREAGFDSVATLPFPQPVYPSGWWSVTLAGKATSVESFREQAAAEHEMPLQYYTGDAHRGALSLPPFMRKAFA
- a CDS encoding amino acid ABC transporter substrate-binding protein codes for the protein MKTVRWLGLGISVLVPAMAMASTLETVQERDSVRCGVNAAQPGFSSLDDNDQYRGLDTDVCRAIAAAALGDATKVDFVPLDSVERFTALQSGEVDVLSRTTTWTSSRDTTMGMNFTGVSYYDGQAFMVASDLGVQSAKELDGAAVCTQSGTTSELNLSDYFRINDMTYDTVVFDAPEQSIAGFEAGRCDVLSSDASQLYAQRMQLADPDMAVVLPDIISKEPLGPAVRQGDDQWFNLVKWSLFAMLNAEELGITQANVDEQLNSENPDVMRLLGQDGDFGEPMGINTDWAYQIIKQVGNYADIFDRNVGADSDFKIARGLNALWKDGGIQYAPPIR
- a CDS encoding glutathione S-transferase family protein gives rise to the protein MITNYSFPNSRSVRVTWTLEELGLEYRCQHVALDKGEGQTAEHLARHPDGKVPVIEDGELTLFESAPICRYLAEQYGDGSLLPGSAAERAQVDQWLSFIVTEIEQPLWLQAKHKFALPQDKRVPSVLPTAAWEFQRALLALERRYQGQETLVGETFTLADLFLTHTLTWAASMKHRLPESLITYRARHADRPALARAMEKEQAAVDC
- the djlA gene encoding co-chaperone DjlA, whose amino-acid sequence is MLFLIILFGLIGLAVGGPIGLLVGGGLGWWLGRRISRRLSAARTQIQEGFLESIFSVMGCLCQADGKVTDGELGVAEKLFDQMHLQGEQRAKARAAFERGRADDFNLDAELANVNRLTQRQPILRQVFLQVQLTAIAADGVLHPAEHEMILRVARGVGCSDAEVQQIEAMLHGAAANSQGSSEEALKDAYRVLGVNEDASDAEIKKAYRRLMSQNHPDKLAGKGLPESMREVAQARTSEIGNAYERIRSARDQ
- the hemE gene encoding uroporphyrinogen decarboxylase, yielding MTTTPLQNDRFLRALARQPVDRTPVWMMRQAGRYLPEYRASRADAGSFMDLCRNHDLACEVTLQPLERYPLDAAILFSDILTIPDAMGLGLYFETGEGPKFRKTVRTPEEVAALTVPNAERDLDYVMRAVSTIRRELNGRMPLIGFSGSPWTLATYMVEGGSSKDFRHLKTMLYDTPDTMHQLLDTLAQSVTDYLNAQIRAGAQAVQIFDTWGGALSTPAYLEFSLRYMEQIVSGLIREHDGRRVPVILFTKNGGQWLEHIACAGADALGIDWSTELSDARARVGHKVALQGNLDPNVLFARPSAIRAEVARVLESYGHGPGHVFNLGHGISQFTNPDHVTAFMEALHDLSPQYHQGIPTQTNAPRPGAK